The genomic interval CCttgaaaatgagtttaatttaagacttttcgTTGTTACTCCATTTACTCTTGATTTTACTTGAGATTTCCATCTCATCTTTCAGGACAACAAATGAAGACGGCTGCTGCCCAGGACTGATCAGTCAGGAAGCGTTCGTCCCCGGCATGTACAAGCTGCGTTTTGAGACTGGTTTATATTGGGAGCGACTGGGAAAGACGTCATTCTACCCCTATGTAGAGGTGAGATCCAGTGAGATTCATATTACTCACTTGTAATTCAGAATAAACTTGGAACCAGACATTTCTCAGCAAAAaataagatatatatatatatatatatattcaattttatttacaatttatttacaattgtGTTAAAGGGCAGCCtgaattaaaactttttgtcaTGAGTCGAGGTTTACAGTGCTGAGGATTGATGCGGCTGGACCCAGGTTGAAGTAGAAagtgatgattttaatgaacaaTAGAACAGAAATCCAGGGAGCACAGGTGAACAAAGGAGCTGGGGAAACTAAGACACTCTGGAACAGAATCTAGACAATGAGACACGACTAATGACTAGGATCTGGGAGCAAGCAGGGGAAAcgggtgggattaaatacacagggagatAATCAAGGGAAACGAGAGACAGCTGGAATCAAAGACGACACAGGGACAAAACTAACTagaaacagacacacaaaatcTACATCCTCACACTTTTGCCATATTGCTGACACCCAAATCCTGCTACAAAACTATGGATTAAGACCTGATGGCAAAATAATATCAAATACACAACTTAACTCTCCTGAAAGCAGCTCTTCATCCACTGAGAGAGCAGCAATAAAGATGAAATCTTAAAAAGAATAGCAATAAAATTCAAGTTTACAATGATAAAGAAaatgctgtttaaaataaaaaaacccaagaaAACAGTGTAAATAGAATTTGGCCAAGTCTGTAAAACtgctttaaactaaaaaaaaaaaaaatcctcatttcaatctagattttttaaaagtcagcaGATCTTTTGATTTCAGGGTGTTGATTCCAGAGCAGAGGAGTATTGAAACTAAATGTTGCATCATGTTGCTTTGTTCTCAGCCTGGCAGCATTGAGTTGATGGCTTATTAACTCAATGCTGAGGGTTTTAGGGTTGACTCTAAAATTCATCTAGGCACAAACAGGACGACCGTGTTCTGTTCTGGTCGGCAGTCTACTGTAGTAGCAGCATTTTGGATGAGCTGCTGTGGtataaattttgtgtttttatatttaatgggAAAATAAGTATTCAACTCCCTGCATACAGTTCTGTCTGTAGAATAAATTGCCACAACCAAGAGAATGACACGCTGACCTTTCAACATGTGACCGATAACTTCATCAAGAGGACATGGTAAGGTCAGAGCATGCTGGGAGGAAATTACTCATGGAGCTGTTTGACCTCTGCTGGTTGTGAAACCAGACAGGATTGATTTTAATCACAGAAGTTCTgagttttcagtgttttgtctTGATGAGCATTGAGGATTCTGCGACTTTGTGAGTCTGCTTAGAAAACTGTTCAAAGACTGTTTAAAGCCTGAACtactcagaggtcagaggtcagatccGCAGTGTTTGACTGGGGATCTGACCAACTTCTTGCtgacaaaagcaacaaatctCAGGACTCAGAAGAACTGTGGCAACCGTCTCTGTTGCctaaatgctttttgtttttgaacagaGACCAACACAATAATCAAAAATTAAGGCTGagtggtgtttttatttctttctctttttttggcaGATTTACTAATAGAGGGCCTGAGAAAATTTGCCCAGTTGACTAGAAGAATTTACTACTTATAATAATTGAGGAGTAAAATAGACAAGATTTTTCTAAAGATGGGCGATTCTAACAACCCTGGAGAGCACGATACCAGAAGTGAAGTCATGTGAAGCTTGCCCGGTCttctggatgtgtgtgtgtgggggtgtttgccggcgtgtgtgtgtgtctatgtgtgttCAGGAGCGATAGGCAGTCAGCAGTCATACAACAGGCCGgctgtttttgctcttaaagTCAGAAACATGATTGTTTGGCCACTTTTAAACCTCTGATTGAGAGTGAAACTAAAGTTCTGCTTATGCCTCCCATGTTCTGCTTGTTtacacacttttctttttaccttctGCCTCAGTATTTTTCTTCATCGTGACTTTTGTTACTACCACCCAAAACCTTGATCTGTACTAAGCTGAGGTGGATAGAGTACCCACACATATCttaagtaagagtagcaatacgccaacatattttcactcaagtaaaagtaaaaagtagtcaACCAAGTAATTACTCACATagtgtaaaaaagtatttggaaTAAAGGTGACTCAAGTACGGAGTAattgatcaaaacatcaatcatttgacatttaaaaattacatcatcagacagatgAACCTACTGTAGACACAAAGCTcatccttggagctgcagtccaGCTCcagcctcacagagcagcccctCCTCCATGCTTTAcgcactcagctccttcagactagcggcagcagcaatcagcaaacaccaGCAGTTCCACTAGGTGGAACTGTGAGTCCTCTGAGCTCCTAAGGACGGTTGTAGACAGCATAATAGACAAACATTGTTgcgatgatgtgctgaaggcagTCATCACAATGAcgggagcttcttaaagagacagagcatcTTTATAACAACCGAAGATAGCATAGTTAcatgactgtgctataaaatggcacaatgtgactggaaaatacataacacctTTTAGAAACCAGGTCAATATGAGGTTTGTTTGTACAGAGCTGACTAAGTGATCTCATAATTCATCTTTTGTTCCTCTACTTTGtgcttctgatttttttttcagactgtgTTCACCATCCAGAACCCAGCACAGAAGTTTAACCTCCCTCTGCTGATGAGCCCCTTCTCCTACAGCACCCACAGAGGGAAGTGAAGCTCGGACGTGGCAGACAGACTTCTCTGCTGTCACATTTGCATTTTAGCGATATCGTGTCTTGCTTACATTCAGGTTTTTCTGGCCCCTGATTCCCACCGCCTCTTGGTTCTTGTCGTTTTGTTTTGGCACAGAATGCAGTGTACACAGTTATGAATCAACTGTGTAACAGATTCTGCTTCAGCTTTGCTTACTAAAAGAGAAGAGCCACAGGATCTGAGGGCATCGGCATTGGAGAATTTAAAATCCTTGAGGGACCTTCTGCAACCTGGTTCCTAAAGACGACAGAAGTGAGATACATCTGAGACAGCAAATGACGTCCATTTAAGGCTTGCAGCATGCAGGACCCAGGTGTTGCTCCCACATGCATGGAGGctttgtgttcttttctttctatttcatttCCTCCCTGTATGGTAATTAAGCTGGTCTTCTCATAGATACAAGCATAAAGTTGCAAATTCAGAAGTAGCTGTAACTGTCTTTTTGAATAAATTCTGTCTttcgtgttttgttttgttttctattagGAAATGATCAGTTTTGGTCGTTTTTGCTTGGCAAGTACAGTTGCAGGGTGatggggggggtggggggtggggggggcaTGGGGGGGTGCTTATCTCCAGCAgagacaaacaaccacacacacacacacacacacattcaattTAGAGAGGCCAATCGACACAGTTCTGAGAGACATGAAACACAAGCGAGGAATGGCAGAGGGCTCTGAGTtgcaacaaagacaaacactcAGGCGTCAAAAGGACCGAGTGCCACCTCATGTGTCCAGAAGCAGACCTGCAGacactgccctctagtggagaACAGCAGCTTCTGAGCTCCGGTGCTCCCTCTGGTGGAGGCCTAAGGTAATGTAGGGAAACGCCACAACCTCCCAGACTCCACACACTGCCTTGCTTTCCCTACATGCtcagtatgagggattgctgtggCAGTATGGGAATGTGTATTAACGGACACTTTTGATTACTATTATAattatttgattgattttgtgtttgcagCCTATCCAATTTTCTTATGTTGAGAATATCTGTGTAGCTATCTGTTTCGGGCTGACATTGGTTCTGTTTCCCatttttaagaagttatttgatatattttgttgAATTATTACGTTGCGACATGCATGTTCTGTTTTCCTCTATTTGGTTTGGCAGTTTGTAGCTCCACTAGTTGTGTTATTTCCTTTCCAGTTGCATGGGGCCGGCGGTGGTGCTGGTGGTTTCATGGCGGCGCCGTCCTCTTCTGGCTGCTGAGCTTCCTGAGTTTTGCATTGTTTCACCGAGTGTCTGTGTGCCTCAGGGGCcgttattttgttttgctatgtTTGCTCTTCAGCTCCtgattagattttctttttctcgcTCTTTTTTAGTAGGAATGTTTTTAGGTATATCTTTTAAACGTGATCAATTATTCATGAACTTTAAATTCCATCTCAGATGTCATAGATATACAGCCTGAGTTCTTTAAAGGGGTAACGTCCTCTGGGTGAAATTTCTAGGATGCTGTTGTCGAGCGGCTTATTTTCGGGGCATGTTGAATATTATCCGTGAGCCCAACCTTGTGACTCTACACTACGAAggcaacaacaacacaatgcaaGTGATTGTCCACTGTCACTACACGCTCATTCAGGAAGAGGGAATCCTGctatctgctgggtttcctcgGCGAGAAGGAAACCCAGCTTTGTTTAAAGGGCAAGTGTGAGGTAAAATAGATCTGTTTGAagtttacatcatgttataatgttattctctcatcataAACATACCTGGAATAGTATCTCgactctttcatgcatgtttgagaaatcctttcgtctccatggcaaccatacAGCTGCGCAAAAGGCCTggatggacctagccccgcctccaAGGCGCAGTTCCTCCTcagtttcaggaagagcaggagttttcaAAAAGAcacaggcccaatttcaaagcattaaaTCACCCAGTAAAGTTTcctttgaatcttttttttttttttacccctccagggggtcttttttgtgggctctagagtccctttttacaaagtaggctgacaggaaaggagaggagggaagacatgcggtaaatgtcgctgggtctgggagtcgaacccacgacagccgcgttgaggacttgaggcctccaaatgtgggtctcgctaaccactacgccaccacggcacgccctgaATCATATTTTACATAGatggcatttttataacaactgaagttctCACAGATACttgattttactgtaaaatggcACAATCTGCTAGGAAAACACAAACTACAGTTAAGCTGAATATGTGTGTAgaacttttttgttatttatttagtgttttgaGTCCATATTTGTTAAGAATAAACTGGATTTAgactttgatgtttttaacCTACTCGTTAACATTCATCCATGAATGTCACATTTCATGAGCTGAGACGCGTTTTCCATACACGGTATGGTGAGGGTTTCGGTCTTTACCATCCCTGTGTGTGTTCCTAACAGCCACACTCCTTTAACTGTGTGTGCAGCACTGCTTCACGTCGGCATCTTTAGCTGTGGCCCAGCATACTGGACTCTGTGTGATGTGGTAGGTTCTGACCTCTCGCCTTGGTGCTCTGACTAAAAAGAGCCCTGAAAAGTGAATCTACTTTTCCGTACTGTCTAACTTTCTCTAGCCATTTCCAGGATTTCTCAGTAGCAGccctttgtgtttgtgtaaaaaatctGTTCATCTACTTTTTTATGACTTTGGCACAAATCTCCAATTTGGGGTGAGGGTGTTGGGTGGAGTGTTGACTGAGGGGTAGTAACTTCGGCCTGAGCATTCAGTCTCTCCTCTGTCATTAGCAGCCCATTATATACTCGACTGCTGGGCAGCAGGTTCAGGATTTGAAAATTAAAGTGAAGTTTTATAGCTGCAGTAATTAGAGTAGTAGAGCAGcaaagtgaaactgaaataGTCAGCTTTGTGACTGCTTTGTTTGGCTAGTGATGATTAAAAGGCACCACAAGCAGTGGACCTTTCCTTCTAATTTAGGCGTCTAATTGAGGGGACAATGATGAATCTAAAAAAGCAGCCGAGCGTGTTCCAGATGTGGGCGCCTCAGTCCTCTTCATTCTCCTCCCAGCCAGGAAGATTTGGACAGCAAGGCGGGTGGAGGCGGAGGAGGTGCTGTCAGTCCAGGGAGGAGAAATTTGGCATCATCACTAGAACAAAGTTTGGCAGTTTGGGAGAAACGCTGCAGGAGCCGGACGCACAGAGCTGATCTGCAGATCACTGAGTTCGTCCGGAGCCGGTTGATGAGTGTGACGATGGAGTTTGTGTTGAGCATGAAGGTCGTTCGGGTCATGGTTCTAATGATGAGTCTTCATCACTTTGGGCTGCTTTCTGCTCAGGTGAGTAAAGAAGACTTCCAAACAGGCGACTGCTTCTTTGATTTCTCATTGTAACCTCTTCAGAGTTCTTCCTCCAGCTGCCATGTTGGACGCTAATTCTTTTTGTGAGAATTATTTCGTTGTTTCTTAGACGTAGATCTAAGTCAAACTGATTTGAATTGCAGCAAAATTGATTGATGACAGGTGATGTGCAAACAACTCAATCAGCTTCTCCCCTGCTCtttaaagttcatttaaagctcagctttaaaatgttacaatCTATTATTATCCAATAATGGATGAAAATCCATTATTATCATCCTGAGGATCGGTGGGAAGAGTAGTTGGGTTGTAAACTGGAAGTTGCTGGCTTGAGTCCAGTTCTGCTCACATTCGGATGAGCCCCTGAGCAAAACACcgagtgtgtgtgaatggtatTGTGTGTGAAGTATGACTAGAAAAGTTATATATAACTTAGTCAGTTTGCCAGTAAGCTATTGTGAGATCAGACTGTTCATTGATAAGGACATGAGTAAAGTATGTTCAAATGAATAATTGTTACATTTCCATTGTAAAAAGTGCATCTTCAAGCAGCAGGTCTGCATTTAGAGCAGCCCACCATGCACAGCTCAGCTCCTCTCTGCTTCATCTCACAAAACCAGCAGAGAAGAGTCCCAGCAGACTTCAGACCCAGAGGTTCATGGCAGCAGGGTTTCAGCTGCCATGTCTGCTGCTATTTACTCTCAGGCGTTACTGTAGCTTCGAAAACCTCACCTTGATGTAACAACCTCCCACCTGCATCACGGCGGAGATACAGAGCCGGCAGTGTGAgtgtcgtggaaaaaaaaattctatttccaagcactgttcaggtgaaatcaatcaatcaggtttattcatatattgtgcacaatacagagagctttacaatcagtaatgaagcaggtctggatgaaaagctctgccaggcagagaaacacatgagttttataccaaggataaagaattaacaacaaggggagagacagtctggttctgatgcagctgtagaaaacaacttccaaccttctacatgtaacccaaatagttcttttggtgagagttcacaatcattcatataacatgactagcagatgtgaccttaatgtaatttttccatcacatttccccccttttgattataaataaatatgatttatgatatatattataaataaatatgataatatttaatattaatcaacACACATTTCCCTCCTCAGTCATAAGACATAACACAACACTATCCTGGAAGACgtaacaaaagaaacatatagCAAGATACAAAAAAACCTACCGGCAGTCCCCTACTCTACCCTGCAATAATATCACTGTGTTTGGTAGGAAAAGTTGTCCTGCAACCCCTCCATGCCAGGGAGGCGGCCCTCTATATGTTCCATCCAGGAAAACTGTGGAGGTTCAATCATACCAATGactgaagacataaaaaaaaaacaagagaaagaaaaaacgtAACACAAAAGCTAATTacggaggagaaaaaaaattaacaataaaaaacatttaaaaagaaaaacaaacaacaacaaaaaatcagtgtcaaaacaaaaaacaaaactcaagcTTAATAGAAAACTTATATCTAATTGCATAACTCAATCTAAACCACATCACAACAACAATCCATAATCatgaaaataagagaaacaaagtAACATATTTccagatgaaacaaaatgttacatcAAATCATAAATGCATATGTAGAACATGCAGAAAGGACaggcatttgtttttgtgaaacatagACATTTCTGTGAATTGCAAAGCAGTATGGGAAAGCTAAGCTATGATACTAGCCTGAAAATATCAATGATTAACACCatctaaagacaaaaatacaaaaacaaccaaacatggCAATTTGACCTTTTTTGAGCAATATACTTAGCATAGCGGTACCACAAATTCAAGGTGTGAGGAGTGGAGTGTTTAAGGTTTAAGTCAACAGTAGACAGCCAATTAATATCTCGCAGTTCATGTAGCGGAAACGTTTCTACCGTAGCAGAGGGAAAGAAACCCCTCCACCTGagtcacacaaacaaacaacaaaattagaaataaccAACACAAAGGTCTGTAATTGAAACAAGACGAAGACGTGATCGCTGTCATAATGAACGtccttgttcttttcttctttctctctctggaacttttttaatatatattttttttctccactccCCACTTCGACCACTCGCCAGTGGACCAGCAATAGTTCTTTGGTTGTGGAGCCTTTTCAACGTACAAAAGCAACCAATGTTTGTTGTTATGTTTGCCTCTTCCGTATTCCtttgtttcatctttttcctcttcctgaAGGAAAAAGATGGTGTCAGAGGTTACTAGCACTTAACACCAGCAGCAGTAAAGTAAGTTGTCCTCATCCAGAAAGTTGCGCGTCGTCCTCCTTGTTCTGATGTTCTGTCGACTGTTGGACACCAGGGTGGGCGTTGTCTCGACCCTCTTATAGTGGTTGGCGTTCATCCACGTCGCCCTCTCCGCGACCTTAGCAGCCGTATGTGTGATGAGCAGCTCTTGTAATGGTCGCCAGCGTTTGGAGTTCCAATGCGTCCTCCGGAAGTCTTTCACCACGACCCAATCACCGGGCTTGATGGTATGGAGTGGCGTCTCGACAGGAGGTGGCCATGCGTGTTTCACCGTCTGAAAACTTGAGAAAGCGTATTCGACAGGTTTCGACAGTAAGACAACATTGCATCATCACGGACAGAAGTGGAAGGAAGGCCCTGTCCCTGAGAGCTTCCAGCTCTTTGCTAAACATGccaacaataaaaagcaaaaatgtcttTCCCTTAGCAGGGGACAGTTCAGTAAAGTCATTTAGTCACAGAGTTGGCAATaagtaacataataaaaacagtaacagGATCACATGATGCAGAGCCATAAACAAACAGCACGAAATCAGGGTTAGTTAAagcattaaaacatcaaaatcctTGACACAAACAGGTAAAAGTCCATAATTTtccttcaaattcaaaatttaattagtttaattatttatttaatttgacctacatcatatttctttttttagcccAAAAGTCATCAGGAACTTTAGATAGCGCTTTTGGTGATAGAGACAGATCTGTTAGAGATAAAAACATGCTTCAAAATTTGGATCTGTGGTAGGGATCAATTCCACCGTTTTTTTTTAGACAGTGCAATGATACGACTTTTTGAATGCTGACATTCGTtcagaaaacattacatttggaTCAGCAGGTGAAACGATCCGATCggtttcatttttacatgaatgAAGAAATGTCCCAACATCACTTCATGGTAATGTTGTGATTTTGCCAAAGGAATGTGTGGGTAAGAGTCAggaacacaaaaacaattatctcTGCTCAGCTGAGAGAGAGGCAGCCAGACCTGCTGTGTGTGCGATCCAAAACCCGCTGTGTGTGTGATCCAAAACCCGCTGTGTGTGTGATCCAAAACCCGCTGTGTGTGTGATCCAAAACCCGCTGTGTGTGTGATCCAAAACCCGCTGTGTGTGTGatccaaaacaaagcagatgtTGACAGTTTCTCAGAAGGAGCTCAGAACCATCACAGGAAAAACAAGAGACTCATTCAAATCACCATCTCGAAAATAACCTAAGATCTCAAATCATCTCATGCAATAATTCTTTAAGAACTTAAATTTCTCAATCAACCAGTCTAGTAAACAATGTTCagtaacacaaaacaaacaacagtgaCCCCAAcataaaacagacacaaacaaacgTTACTGTCAGAATTTGGAGTCAGTCAAAAGTCCATCAATCAAACATTTAGTCAGTCCTCATTTTGTGTATATTGTCTTAAATTGAATTTACcaaatttactgaagcttcaaagagtttaaattttattttcaacaacatACATTAATGTTTGAATTCAACTCCAATGTACAGGATCCTGTTTTAAGTTTTACGCTATGTGTACACATACAAAAGAGATCTCAATATAATTTAGGATCATAGCAACCAATTGATCAAGTTTCTGCTTCATTAtttactgttattatttttttttttccataactaATAGTTCCAGGACAACAAAAGATCTTTTAACCTCTAAGTTCAAATCTATCACAGCTGtattttaaagggattttcTTCTGTTCAATTCAAACGCAACCAAATATTATATGGTATACCAAAATATTATAAACACTGCAGTAGCAAGGATCTGTTAttcttaacaataaaaaaaatatttattttattttgtattattttatgtaactcAGCATAGATTTtcaaaaggaaggaaagaaatctTTCAAATGTTTAGAGTCAAGGGACCCTGGTATTTTATGTAGGACCACTTTGTGATTCTCATTGATAACATTGTATTTACTGTCTGTATCTGCAACAGTTcagcttttaaattatttattcattttaacttttctttcgGAACCAtcattttgcttaaaaatgttcaacaacatcttatttgttatatttcaaTGGCATAATTTTGTTACAGAACTACAGTTATTACAGTTTCCCTTCACAGTTTCTCAATCTGTGGCTCATGGACCCTTGAAGGACCTCTAATATTGGTTCTTCTGTTCAGGACTCAGAGATAACAGGGACACAAAACTCTATTGAAGTCAATCTTTTCTCGCTAAATAATTCTAAATGTGTACAGGGTTAGTAGCAAGCAGTCTTCGTTGcagtggctgtgtgtgtgtgtgtgtgtgtgtgtgtgtgtgtgtgtgtgtgtgtgtgtgtgtgtgtgtgtgtgtgtgtgtgtgtgtgtgtgtgtgtgtgtgttatataaccgtgtgtgtgtgtatgtgtgtgttataTAGCTGTATGTGTGCGCGGCACTTATCTTAAacgtctcttttttttcctctctccctcctcttgCCGGCGTCGCTGCAGCGAAATCCTCCCCCGTCTCTCTCCTCCGGCTTCCTGTCAGTCCAACTGGTCCTGGCATTGGATCTTTAGGTTGTCCAGATCGTCCCTCAGTCAATGTCCATGTTGTCCACAGATGAAACAAGCATCAACAGTTCAGAGTCTTCTTCTCTCACAGCTCTGAAGCTTTGTTTATCTTTTCCTTCTCCACGCTGATTCAGGACAGCGGAGGTTTTAAAAGTTTAGTCGCACACAGTTTCAGTCCAAATGTCCAACAGGAGACCGACAGTCGTCCCCTGAATGTAAACGTTCCATCAGTTCTCTggtgtcaaaaacaaaaataggatCAACAGACACTTCAGAGCCTGGAGGTGATAGAGctcttctttgtcttcttgATTCTCTGGATCTTCTTGGTCACTTTCATCAGCTGGTTTTGTAGAAGGGACATCATCTTGTCCATGGGAGGACAGTTTGAggagttgaggtcagaggtcagatgcACTGCAGTGAGGCTCAGACAGAgggaaagagaagaaacaagTAGAAATCGATTAGGgcttgttttgtagttttccttgtttttttctatacaTATGTATTTCTGAATCTTATTTTAACCTTTTGCATGATCATCAGAGAAACCTGAGGAAAATTGTTTGTGCTGCTGGTAGTAAGAAAAGGTCccttataaataaaactgattgattgattgagtctttgtaagaaataaaataattttgtttatccaaagagaaaaaaaaaaacaagacaaattttgttttaacatattaAGGCCTGTAATTTAGTAAGAAAGATTTTatgttcagaatttttttttctttatttgttcccctgctttttcttttcaatatttcattatCAAATCGTCAAACATTTCACCCTGAGGAGGAGATTGTGTTCTGGAACCACGTAAACCCATTCTTCTTGAATTGGGTGGGATTTCCTCTTTAGACTGCAAACGTCTTCGCAGAATCCAACAAATCAGCTTTTGGTCGCTCTGCCTCTTACTCCTTTAAGAGGGGCCTTTATTTCTGATAAAGGTCTTTAGGATTCTCTAAAGGtttagaaaaccaaaactcaaGAAAATACCTGCCTTATTCATCGATAAGGACTTTCACTAGGACCCTCAGCCTAGAAACCCGTGGTTCCCTTTATTTTCCTCGGCCTAAAAACCGGCTGTCAGGGGCAGAttcacccccccccccttatgtttctttttgtttttgtttattttatatattttttcttttcttttcccgtGGGATTTTAACCCAATATTTCCTCTTAACAGCGTCAATCTCTATTCCCCAGGGTGAAAAGTTTATCGGATCCCTTActattttagatttaataatttagaatttgtaaaattaatttattagcCTGAGTGAGTATCCCACCTGATAACAGTGGTTTTGAGTTCGTTGATCCCAGCGCTGGACCAGCAGCCCTTTTCTCTTAAATTGAGGTTTGAGGCTGGAATTTAGTCCAGGTTGGAACCAAAACGATGTTCGTCGACGTCCTCGGATGTCCAGTCGAGGGATCCGGGTCACGGCACCAAATTGGcgtggaaaaaatactatttccaagcactgttcaggtgaaatcactcaatcaagtttattcatatattgtgcacaatacagagagctttacaatcagtaatgaagcaggtttggatgaaaagctctgccaggcagagaaacacatgagttttataccaaagatAGAATTGACAACAAGGggagagacagtctggttctgatgcagctgtagaaaacaacttccaaccttctacatgtaacccaaatagttcttttggtgagagttcacaatcATTTCATAGAACATGACTagcttattgtaatttttccatcacagtGAGATCGCCCCGAGTCTGCAAAGAGAATAACACACACTTTTCTAGAAGTAAACTTCTAATCCTGGATAGAATTTGACCTTTGAGGaatatattttctgattaaagaCACACTCGATGCATATGTTTttcatctgctgtgtttttgagcATTaaatctgtccatccatccattttcttacacccttgtccctcaGAGGGGTCGGGAGGTACactaaatctacttaagtaaaaaaaaaaaaggaagttctCCATCAGTCTTATAAAACCTATAGTCTGTTTCATAAACCCATTGTGGTCAAAAACTAGTTGacaatattttagaaaatgtccTAAAGGCTCTCTCCATCATTTTCTTCAGATAGTTTTAGTCTTTACTTCCTGTTACAAGTTCAGTCGAactcttttctgctttttgcatCAGAATGTGAATAAATCTATTGTTGATGGAACACAAAGTTTAATCATCATCACTCTTATGCAAT from Xiphophorus maculatus strain JP 163 A chromosome 2, X_maculatus-5.0-male, whole genome shotgun sequence carries:
- the LOC102233793 gene encoding 5-hydroxyisourate hydrolase-like isoform X2 — protein: MAGAPSSPLTTCVVNTSDGVPGAKIALSLHRLDTNLMIWTMIGVGTTNEDGCCPGLISQEAFVPGMYKLRFETGLYWERLGKTSFYPYVETVFTIQNPAQKFNLPLLMSPFSYSTHRGK